From one Eleginops maclovinus isolate JMC-PN-2008 ecotype Puerto Natales chromosome 7, JC_Emac_rtc_rv5, whole genome shotgun sequence genomic stretch:
- the fzd5 gene encoding LOW QUALITY PROTEIN: frizzled-5 (The sequence of the model RefSeq protein was modified relative to this genomic sequence to represent the inferred CDS: inserted 1 base in 1 codon) yields the protein MAFTERGPHPLVLLLLLLFQCPGLTLGASKDLVCEPITVPMCRGIGYNLTYMPNQFNHDTQEEVGLEVHQFWPLVRIRCSPDLLFFLCSMYTPICLPDYRKPLPPCRSVCERAKRGCSPLMSQYGFEWPERMSCEQLPQLGDEVLCMDQNSSETTTLAPPFPKPTPKGRTKPPSPPQCDRECRCRDPLVPIKRESHSLYGQVHTGPLPNCAQPCHQPYFSADERAFTTFWVGLWSVLCFISTFTTVATFLIDMERFKYPERPIIFLATCYLFVSLGYIIRLVAGHERVACGTSSSVGGDQLHILYDTTGPALCTLVFLLVYFFGMASSIWWVVLCFSWFLAAGMKWGSEAIAGYSQYFHLAAWLIPSVKTIIVLALSSVDGDPVAGICYVGNQSLENLRGFVLAPLVVYLFTGSLFLLAGFVSLFRIRSIIKQGGTKTDKLERLMIRIGLFTVLYTVPATIVVACLVYEQHYRPGWERALACSCPSERQRSGMGPDYAVFMVKYLMCLVVGITSGVWIWSGKTLESWRXVCSSMLPLLAAESHCSTLHVQ from the exons ATGGCATTTACGGAGAGGGGCCCGCACCCCctcgtgctgctgctgctgctgctgttccaGTGTCCTGGTCTCACGTTAGGAGCCTCCAAGGACCTGGTGTGTGAGCCTATAACTGTGCCCATGTGCAGGGGCATCGGCTACAACCTGACCTACATGCCCAATCAGTTCAACCACGACACCCAGGAGGAAGTGGGGCTGGAGGTGCACCAGTTCTGGCCCCTGGTGCGGATCCGCTGCTCTCCCGACCTGCTCTTCTTTCTGTGCAGCATGTACACCCCGATCTGCCTGCCTGACTACCGCAAGCCTCTTCCCCCCTGCCGCTCAGTTTGTGAACGGGCCAAACGAGGCTGCTCCCCCCTGATGAGCCAGTATGGCTTCGAGTGGCCTGAGAGGATGAGCTGCGAACAGCTGCCCCAGCTGGGCGACGAGGTCCTGTGCATGGACCAGAACAGCAGTGAGACCACCACCCTGGCTCCCCCTTTCCCCAAACCAACCCCTAAAGGCAGAACCAAACCACCCAGCCCCCCACAGTGTGACAGGGAGTGCCGATGTCGTGACCCCCTGGTCCCCATCAAGAGGGAGTCCCACTCTCTTTACGGCCAGGTTCACACCGGCCCCCTGCCCAACTGTGCCCAGCCCTGCCACCAACCCTACTTCTCAGCCGACGAACGCGCCTTCACCACCTTCTGGGTGGGACTCTGGTCGGTGCTGTGCTTCATCTCCACCTTCACCACTGTGGCCACCTTCCTCATTGACATGGAGCGGTTTAAGTACCCAGAGAGGCCCATAATCTTCCTTGCTACCTGCTACCTCTTCGTGTCTCTGGGTTACATCATCCGCCTGGTTGCAGGTCATGAACGGGTGGCATGTGGCACCAGCAGCAGCGTTGGTGGGGACCAGCTGCACATCCTCTACGACACCACCGGCCCTGCTCTCTGCACCCTCGTCTTCTTGTTGGTGTACTTCTTTGGCATGGCCAGCTCCATCTGGTGGGTGGTGCTGTGCTTCTCCTGGTTTCTGGCTGCAGGGATGAAGTGGGGCAGCGAGGCCATCGCAGGATACTCTCAGTACTTCCACCTCGCCGCATGGCTCATCCCAAGTGTCAAGACTATCATTGTCCTGGCTCTCAGCTCTGTGGACGGGGACCCTGTGGCTGGAATCTGCTACGTGGGGAACCAGAGTCTGGAGAACCTCAGGGGATTCGTACTCGCACCTCTGGTGGTTTACCTCTTCACCGGCTCACTTTTCTTACTTGCCGGCTTTGTTTCTCTGTTCCGCATCAGGAGCATCATCAAGCAAGGCGGAACCAAGACAGACAAACTGGAGCGGCTGATGATCCGCATCGGGCTCTTCACTGTACTGTACACTGTCCCCGCCACCATCGTAGTGGCCTGCCTGGTCTACGAGCAGCACTACCGGCCCGGCTGGGAGCGAGCATTGGCCTGCTCTTGCCCGTCTGAGCGTCAGCGCTCAGGCATGGGCCCAGACTATGCTGTCTTCATGGTCAAATACTTAATGTGCTTGGTGGTGGGCATCACCTCAGGAGTCTGGATTTGGTCTGGAAAAACCCTAGAGTCCTGGA AGGTTTGTAGCTCGATGCTGCCCCTGCTGGCCGCAGAAAGCCACTGCTCCACCCTCCATGTACAGTGA